In the genome of Halostella limicola, one region contains:
- the aglG gene encoding glucosyl-dolichyl phosphate glucuronosyltransferase, which translates to MRVSVVLCTYSLEMYDHFREAADAVLDQTHDDVELVVVVDGTEEVYERVREDYGDRDGVVLHCNDENLGLLKCRNRGAEMASGDVVAFIDDDAVPDDEWAAELVDTYERRDAVAAGGKMTPAWVAGKPAFLPAEFYWLVGVTHRGFADGETEVRNTFGSNISFRRDAFLELDGFDPDIGGRKGDKNLQGGETELCARLEREYGEGVWYNPDAEVAHKVFEYRTDPVWLLERAFWQGYSKRAMETLVPDSTGEESEFLGDLLFRFVPDRAKRTVTTRSGTAVLQLVMLGVFTGVVGLGYLYGVLKW; encoded by the coding sequence ATGAGGGTTTCAGTCGTTCTGTGCACGTACTCCCTGGAGATGTACGACCACTTCCGGGAGGCCGCCGACGCCGTCCTCGACCAGACGCACGACGACGTGGAACTGGTCGTGGTCGTCGACGGCACCGAGGAGGTGTACGAGCGTGTGCGGGAGGACTACGGCGACCGCGACGGCGTCGTCCTCCACTGCAACGACGAGAACCTCGGGCTCCTGAAGTGCCGCAATCGGGGCGCCGAGATGGCCTCGGGCGACGTCGTCGCGTTCATCGACGACGACGCCGTGCCCGACGACGAGTGGGCCGCGGAACTCGTGGACACGTACGAGCGCCGCGACGCCGTCGCCGCTGGCGGGAAGATGACCCCCGCCTGGGTCGCCGGGAAGCCCGCCTTTCTCCCCGCGGAGTTCTACTGGCTGGTCGGCGTCACCCACCGCGGATTTGCTGACGGCGAAACCGAGGTGCGCAACACGTTCGGGTCGAACATCTCCTTCCGTCGCGACGCCTTCCTCGAACTCGACGGCTTTGACCCCGACATCGGTGGCCGGAAGGGCGACAAGAACCTGCAGGGCGGCGAAACGGAACTGTGCGCCCGACTGGAGCGCGAGTACGGCGAAGGCGTCTGGTACAACCCCGACGCAGAGGTCGCACACAAGGTGTTCGAATACCGCACCGACCCCGTCTGGCTCCTCGAACGGGCGTTCTGGCAGGGCTACTCGAAGCGCGCGATGGAGACGCTCGTGCCCGACTCGACCGGCGAGGAGAGCGAGTTCCTCGGCGACCTCTTGTTCCGGTTCGTCCCGGATCGGGCGAAGCGGACAGTGACGACGCGGTCGGGGACGGCGGTGCTCCAGTTGGTGATGCTCGGTGTCTTCACCGGCGTCGTCGGCCTCGGGTACCTCTACGGAGTGCTCAAATGGTGA
- a CDS encoding oligosaccharyl transferase, archaeosortase A system-associated yields MSSETETVEDESTSESSVLDIWEDWYHVPVLSVLIAFMFWVRIQARDNFTRTGEVLFRGNDAYYHLREVQYTVANWPWTMSFDPWTYFPYGNSSGGQFGSLFDQIVATAALVVGLGDPSAETVRLTLLYAPAVFGTLMAIPIYYLGKHYAGRIGGVFGVFVLALLPGTVLSRSTVGFGDHHIAEAFFVSIAILAVVKALRVAQREKPVYELVEDRDWAALREPGLYSVLAGVAIALYLWTWPPGIIFVGILGVFFTVALTLDYVRGRSPDHAAFVGVVSLLTTLPLLVFKTGSLGFETTTISLIQYFIVFAVAAGTAFMAWLAREWDDREIDRLLYPVAIGGILVVGTGLFAVVLPDAFSLIQRNVTRVLAFGQSDTARTVGEVQSVPLDSVGNFMTGQYGLTYLTAVFALFWLASQVAFSGRSYRSENLFLVVLTVFFTLMALTQRRFNYYLAISVVVLNAWLFGQAIRLIDFPTTVDRLSDVEGYQVLTLFAILLLVTVPLAPPLAPTTAVAAGNSTGPGDSVYWSQSGDWMQNNTPAPGTYANPDGEPMEYNDGFEQTEDYDYPEGAYGVMSWWDYGHWITVEGERIPNANPFQQGPRPASEFLQTNSEQRAELVLEALPSLDERDEHISNLSNDELRQIIENQNEVEQREDTRYVMIDDQMASDKFGPITRWAGPDRSEYYSTQEQTVTYPNQGVQQQANVLSMNERFENTMLARLYYHDAQGLSHYRLVHETRDNSVILSIAQRGQSTTQATGIINRRYTTRLANLLQRADLGYYDVRQESRVKTFERVEGATIEGSVDADNATNVTAFVHLNGTHDQRQFTYYQTVQTDENGDFNVTVPYATEEQLGPDDGYTNSSVRATTNYTVFTGSVDQNVQTLSARQVFQNLEQPGQTGRVDVPESAIHEGDTVTVEMESISEDMVPNASENGTDGNATDSNTTDGDTSDGNTSDGNDTDGNASDDGTNAALGARTLIA; encoded by the coding sequence ATGAGTAGCGAGACCGAAACCGTCGAGGACGAGTCCACGAGCGAGAGCTCGGTCCTCGACATCTGGGAGGACTGGTACCACGTGCCGGTGCTCTCCGTGCTTATCGCGTTCATGTTCTGGGTCCGCATCCAGGCGCGCGATAACTTCACGCGAACCGGCGAAGTCCTTTTCAGAGGTAACGACGCGTACTACCACCTCCGCGAGGTTCAGTACACGGTCGCGAACTGGCCCTGGACGATGAGCTTCGACCCGTGGACGTACTTCCCTTACGGGAACAGTTCCGGCGGTCAGTTCGGGTCGCTGTTCGACCAGATCGTGGCGACCGCCGCGCTGGTGGTCGGCCTCGGCGACCCCTCCGCCGAGACGGTCCGACTGACTCTCCTGTACGCGCCGGCGGTCTTCGGGACGCTGATGGCGATTCCGATCTACTATCTCGGCAAGCATTACGCCGGGCGCATCGGCGGCGTCTTCGGCGTGTTCGTGCTCGCACTGCTCCCGGGGACCGTCCTCTCCCGCTCGACCGTCGGGTTCGGCGACCACCACATCGCCGAGGCCTTCTTCGTCTCTATCGCCATTCTCGCGGTGGTCAAGGCGCTCCGCGTCGCCCAGCGCGAGAAGCCGGTGTACGAACTCGTCGAGGACCGCGACTGGGCGGCGCTCCGCGAGCCCGGTCTCTACAGCGTCCTGGCCGGCGTCGCCATCGCGCTGTACCTCTGGACCTGGCCGCCGGGGATCATCTTCGTAGGCATCCTCGGCGTCTTCTTCACCGTCGCGCTCACTCTCGACTACGTCCGCGGCCGGAGCCCGGACCACGCGGCGTTCGTCGGCGTCGTCAGCCTCCTGACGACCCTCCCGCTGCTGGTCTTCAAGACCGGCTCCCTCGGGTTCGAGACGACGACCATCTCGCTGATCCAGTACTTCATCGTGTTCGCGGTCGCCGCGGGCACGGCGTTCATGGCGTGGCTGGCCCGCGAGTGGGACGACCGAGAGATCGACCGCCTGCTCTACCCGGTCGCGATCGGCGGCATCCTGGTCGTCGGGACCGGCCTGTTCGCGGTGGTCCTCCCGGACGCCTTCTCGCTCATCCAGCGAAACGTCACTCGCGTCCTCGCGTTCGGCCAGAGCGACACCGCCCGAACCGTCGGCGAGGTCCAGTCCGTGCCGCTCGACAGCGTCGGTAACTTCATGACCGGCCAGTACGGCCTGACGTATCTCACCGCGGTGTTCGCGCTGTTCTGGCTGGCCTCACAGGTGGCCTTCTCCGGCCGCAGCTACCGGTCCGAGAACCTGTTCCTCGTCGTCCTCACCGTCTTCTTCACGCTGATGGCGCTGACCCAGCGGCGCTTCAACTACTACCTCGCCATCTCCGTCGTCGTGCTGAACGCGTGGCTGTTCGGGCAGGCGATCCGCCTCATCGACTTCCCGACGACCGTCGACCGCCTCTCGGACGTCGAGGGCTATCAGGTGCTGACGCTGTTCGCCATCCTGCTGCTGGTGACCGTCCCGCTGGCCCCGCCGCTGGCCCCGACGACGGCCGTCGCCGCCGGGAACAGCACCGGTCCCGGCGACTCTGTCTACTGGTCGCAGAGCGGTGACTGGATGCAGAACAACACGCCCGCGCCGGGGACCTACGCGAACCCGGACGGCGAACCGATGGAGTACAACGACGGCTTCGAGCAGACCGAGGATTACGACTATCCCGAGGGCGCCTACGGCGTCATGTCGTGGTGGGACTACGGGCACTGGATCACCGTCGAGGGCGAGCGTATCCCGAACGCTAACCCGTTCCAGCAGGGCCCGCGGCCCGCCTCCGAGTTCCTCCAGACGAACTCCGAACAGCGCGCCGAACTGGTCCTCGAAGCGCTCCCCTCGCTCGACGAGCGCGACGAGCACATCAGCAACCTCTCCAACGACGAGCTCCGGCAGATAATCGAGAATCAGAACGAGGTCGAACAGCGAGAGGACACCCGCTACGTGATGATCGACGACCAGATGGCGAGTGACAAGTTCGGACCGATCACCCGATGGGCCGGCCCGGACCGCTCCGAGTACTACAGCACACAGGAGCAGACCGTCACCTACCCCAACCAGGGCGTCCAACAGCAGGCCAACGTGCTCTCGATGAACGAGCGGTTCGAGAACACGATGCTCGCGCGACTGTACTACCACGACGCGCAGGGGCTCTCGCACTACCGCCTCGTCCACGAGACCCGCGACAACTCGGTCATCCTCAGCATCGCCCAGCGGGGCCAGTCGACGACGCAGGCGACGGGGATCATCAACCGGCGGTACACCACCCGCCTCGCGAACCTGCTCCAGCGCGCCGACCTGGGCTACTACGACGTCCGGCAGGAGTCGCGCGTCAAGACCTTCGAGCGCGTCGAGGGTGCCACCATCGAGGGGAGCGTCGACGCCGACAACGCGACCAACGTGACGGCGTTCGTCCACCTCAACGGCACTCACGACCAGCGCCAGTTCACCTACTACCAGACCGTTCAGACGGACGAGAACGGCGACTTCAACGTGACCGTGCCGTACGCCACGGAGGAGCAGCTCGGCCCCGACGACGGGTACACGAACTCCAGCGTCCGCGCGACGACTAACTACACCGTGTTCACCGGCAGCGTCGACCAGAACGTCCAGACGCTCAGCGCCCGGCAGGTCTTCCAGAACCTCGAACAGCCGGGCCAGACCGGCCGCGTCGACGTGCCCGAGTCCGCCATCCACGAGGGCGACACCGTCACGGTCGAGATGGAGTCGATCAGCGAGGACATGGTCCCGAACGCCTCCGAGAACGGCACTGACGGGAACGCGACCGACAGTAACACCACGGACGGCGACACCAGCGACGGTAACACCTCGGACGGCAACGACACCGACGGTAACGCCTCGGACGACGGGACGAACGCGGCGCTCGGCGCCCGGACGCTCATCGCCTGA
- a CDS encoding DUF368 domain-containing protein gives MVRGPEDSERSVRGSVDAESTVSGTVGSLREWASIYLKGFFMGSADTVPGVSGGTIALITGIYERLIAALTAIDPRILRDVVRPHDADARERVRVQLVRMDVVFLLTLGLGMITAFVSLAHALERAVHQYPAPTYAFFFGLIGASAVVLYEQVDVSTPRRLGVAVFGVAFAAAVTGQASAGVSHALPMILFSGALAVCAMILPGVSGSFLLILVGQYEYMLGALNRFTGSIVGLASGGTPADVLGAAPPVVTFVVGALAGLLTLAHVVDWALDNHRAATLTFLVSLMVGGLRLPAERVLAAESASATLVAVGLVAGAALVFAVDHLTDDLEYA, from the coding sequence ATGGTCCGGGGCCCCGAGGACTCCGAGCGGAGCGTTCGCGGCTCCGTCGACGCCGAGAGCACCGTCTCGGGTACCGTCGGCTCGCTCCGGGAGTGGGCGTCGATATACCTGAAGGGGTTCTTCATGGGGAGCGCCGACACCGTCCCCGGCGTCTCCGGCGGCACCATCGCCCTGATAACGGGGATCTACGAGCGCCTCATCGCGGCGCTGACGGCGATCGACCCGCGGATACTCCGCGACGTTGTCCGCCCCCACGACGCCGACGCGCGGGAGAGAGTCCGAGTCCAGCTCGTGCGGATGGACGTGGTCTTCCTGCTCACGCTCGGTCTCGGGATGATCACCGCGTTCGTCAGCCTCGCGCACGCGCTCGAGCGCGCCGTCCACCAGTATCCCGCACCGACGTACGCCTTCTTCTTCGGCCTCATCGGCGCGTCGGCGGTGGTCCTCTACGAGCAGGTCGACGTGAGCACGCCGCGGCGACTCGGCGTCGCCGTCTTCGGGGTCGCGTTCGCGGCCGCGGTGACGGGGCAGGCGTCGGCGGGCGTCTCCCACGCGCTCCCGATGATCCTCTTCTCGGGCGCGCTCGCCGTCTGCGCGATGATCCTGCCGGGCGTCTCCGGTTCCTTCCTGCTCATCCTGGTCGGCCAGTACGAGTACATGCTCGGCGCGCTCAACCGGTTCACCGGGTCCATCGTGGGCCTCGCAAGCGGCGGGACGCCGGCGGACGTGCTCGGGGCCGCCCCGCCCGTCGTCACGTTCGTGGTCGGCGCGCTCGCGGGGCTGCTCACGCTCGCGCACGTCGTCGACTGGGCGCTCGATAACCACCGGGCGGCGACGCTGACCTTCCTCGTGAGCCTGATGGTCGGCGGGCTTCGCCTGCCCGCCGAGCGGGTACTCGCCGCGGAGTCCGCGAGCGCGACGCTCGTCGCCGTCGGTCTCGTCGCCGGCGCGGCGCTGGTGTTCGCGGTCGATCACCTCACTGACGATCTGGAGTACGCGTAG
- a CDS encoding Cdc6/Cdc18 family protein — protein sequence MDLTDRIARRQTRTREGGLVVDWSPLNPAVHMAEPVGRGPVLERLLDVLDPVFHQGLPDDVAVYGPKGSGKSGLVSALFAGLNDQVGRQREQIGTTTRAGSAERTVQFVRVDAYGATSEFRFYHTLLNAVVEESVPERGVGTDTLRERLRGQFRSPTRRAVIAVDHVGETEDVSVNDVREWLAPVDDAVALLAIGRDVPEDWTGETVHVPEYRQHALVDILTTRASQALTSGALRHGQARRIAEWAEGDAHDALAAAFGAAAVAHGDAAERIRASDVDAGIDAVPENCVHVGRVLTLPENRRRVLSELLRLDGTPTLREAAAAVADGSELTEGTVERFLYELAESGILERVRAGDADGSGRRPSRVEPRFPTLVFRRVG from the coding sequence ATGGACCTCACAGACCGCATCGCCAGGCGGCAGACGAGGACGCGAGAGGGCGGCCTCGTCGTCGACTGGAGCCCGTTGAACCCCGCCGTCCACATGGCCGAACCCGTCGGCCGCGGGCCCGTCCTCGAACGCCTGCTCGACGTGCTCGACCCCGTGTTCCACCAGGGGCTCCCCGACGACGTTGCGGTCTACGGTCCGAAGGGGTCCGGGAAGTCCGGGCTGGTCTCGGCGCTGTTCGCCGGCCTGAACGACCAGGTCGGCAGACAGCGCGAGCAGATCGGGACCACAACCCGCGCCGGGAGCGCGGAGCGGACCGTCCAGTTCGTCCGCGTCGACGCCTACGGCGCGACCAGCGAGTTCCGCTTCTACCACACGCTGCTCAACGCCGTCGTCGAGGAGTCGGTGCCAGAACGCGGCGTCGGCACCGATACGCTCCGCGAGCGCCTGCGCGGGCAGTTCCGCTCGCCGACGCGGCGGGCCGTCATCGCGGTCGACCACGTCGGTGAGACCGAGGACGTGTCCGTGAACGACGTCCGGGAGTGGCTCGCCCCCGTCGACGACGCGGTCGCCCTGCTCGCCATCGGCCGCGACGTCCCGGAGGACTGGACGGGCGAGACCGTCCACGTCCCCGAGTACCGACAGCACGCCCTCGTCGATATCCTGACGACCCGCGCCTCGCAGGCGCTGACCAGCGGCGCGCTCAGGCACGGACAGGCCCGGCGGATCGCGGAGTGGGCCGAGGGCGACGCCCACGACGCGCTGGCGGCCGCGTTCGGCGCCGCCGCCGTCGCCCACGGCGACGCCGCCGAGCGTATCCGCGCGAGCGACGTGGACGCCGGCATCGACGCCGTCCCCGAGAACTGCGTCCACGTCGGGCGCGTGCTCACACTTCCCGAGAACCGCCGGCGCGTGCTCTCGGAACTGCTGCGGCTCGACGGCACGCCGACGCTCCGCGAGGCCGCCGCCGCGGTCGCCGACGGGTCCGAACTCACCGAGGGCACCGTCGAGCGGTTCCTCTACGAACTCGCAGAGAGCGGGATCCTCGAACGCGTCCGTGCGGGCGACGCCGACGGGAGCGGCCGGCGACCCAGCCGCGTCGAACCGCGGTTCCCGACGCTCGTCTTCCGCCGCGTCGGGTAG
- a CDS encoding anaerobic glycerol-3-phosphate dehydrogenase subunit C, with product MSDAESPDDEFEPVQVFGDETEMDLRPGSDDCYKCSTCDTNCPVAEVDDDFPGPKFQGPEQWRLKRKEDRDIDDSVMKCSNCMRCDGACPSNVPLSQMHNTARGEYVDEQMDKLSREYVRNRILSNYRFFASIASKMPRVANFVAGLGVTTWLGEKVMGISGEREMPEFATQTFREWWEDRGGAQVSNPDKRVAYFHGCYSNYNTPEVGKSMVRVFEHFGYEVMVPPQRCSGTPMFANGMLDDARRAAETNVEELVAAIGEGADVVASCTSCSMSLRQEYPELFDIHGIEDLAAHTYEAVEYLRIHEDLDGALEDADADFPDLAYHAPCHARNQGLEGQAVEVADRIDGVEATDVGDSCSGISGTYGWKEENYDTSMKIGEEMFEHMEAADAETGLTECPTCAMQMEHGTGYDVRHTLELLDAAIVEE from the coding sequence ATGAGCGACGCAGAATCTCCAGACGACGAGTTCGAACCGGTACAGGTGTTCGGCGACGAGACGGAGATGGACCTCCGCCCCGGCTCCGACGACTGCTACAAGTGCTCGACCTGCGATACGAACTGCCCCGTCGCGGAGGTCGACGACGACTTCCCCGGGCCGAAGTTTCAGGGCCCGGAGCAGTGGCGGCTCAAGCGCAAGGAGGACCGCGACATCGACGACTCCGTGATGAAGTGCTCGAACTGCATGCGCTGTGACGGCGCGTGCCCGTCGAACGTCCCCCTGAGCCAGATGCACAACACGGCCCGCGGGGAGTACGTCGACGAACAGATGGACAAGCTCTCGCGGGAGTACGTCCGCAACCGGATCCTCTCGAACTACCGTTTCTTCGCGAGCATCGCGAGCAAGATGCCCCGCGTCGCGAACTTCGTCGCCGGGCTCGGCGTCACGACGTGGCTCGGCGAGAAGGTGATGGGCATCTCCGGCGAGCGCGAGATGCCGGAGTTCGCCACCCAGACGTTCCGCGAGTGGTGGGAGGACCGCGGCGGCGCGCAGGTGTCGAACCCGGACAAGCGCGTCGCCTACTTCCACGGCTGTTACTCGAACTACAACACGCCGGAGGTCGGCAAGTCGATGGTCCGCGTCTTCGAACACTTCGGCTACGAGGTCATGGTGCCGCCCCAGCGCTGCTCGGGGACGCCGATGTTCGCGAACGGGATGCTCGACGACGCGCGCCGCGCCGCCGAGACCAACGTCGAGGAGCTCGTCGCGGCCATCGGCGAGGGCGCGGACGTGGTCGCCTCCTGCACCTCCTGCTCGATGTCGCTGCGCCAGGAGTACCCCGAACTGTTCGACATCCACGGGATCGAGGACCTGGCGGCGCACACCTACGAGGCCGTCGAGTACCTCCGCATCCACGAGGACCTGGACGGCGCACTGGAGGACGCCGACGCCGACTTCCCCGACCTCGCCTACCACGCCCCCTGTCACGCCCGCAACCAGGGGCTGGAGGGGCAGGCGGTCGAGGTCGCGGACCGGATCGACGGCGTCGAGGCGACCGACGTCGGCGACTCCTGCTCGGGCATCAGCGGCACGTACGGCTGGAAAGAGGAGAATTACGACACGTCTATGAAGATCGGGGAGGAGATGTTCGAGCACATGGAAGCCGCCGACGCCGAGACGGGGTTGACGGAGTGTCCGACCTGCGCGATGCAGATGGAACACGGGACGGGGTACGACGTCCGTCACACCCTCGAACTGCTGGACGCCGCCATCGTCGAGGAGTGA
- the glpB gene encoding glycerol-3-phosphate dehydrogenase subunit GlpB — protein sequence MAISDDVLVVGGGVAGVAAALAASDRADVRLISHKQSTLRSASGLVDALGYAPDGDGPIVDPFDAIDDLPEGHPYERVGKTAVREGFSLFDDTVGDMYRGSHTDTNALVPTHGGTVKPTARYPASAAAGLASDGRDALLVGFEALTDFDAPMAASHLDAAGVPFDARGVTVRFPGEFRADAKVTRYAHALDRDENLDGTPARTALAETVKRYLGDEERVGFPAVLGDDDPAGVRADLEAELGADVFEVPMGPPSLPGLRLEDRLYKALEEAGVRVESGNPAVGAETDGDRVEAVYVDRGRRKVPYHADQFVLATGGLVGKGIDSDRDGVREAVFDCYVPQPADRYDWFEDDAFDDHAFARFGVDVDRDLHPLTADGSIDYDNLRGAGSALGGYDFAAEKSGGGVSLATGYAAGDAAGAAVAGATDGATIHGDTQ from the coding sequence ATGGCGATTAGCGACGACGTGCTCGTGGTCGGCGGCGGCGTCGCGGGTGTCGCGGCCGCGCTCGCCGCGAGCGACCGCGCGGACGTGCGACTGATCTCTCACAAGCAGAGCACGCTCCGGTCCGCGAGCGGTCTCGTCGACGCGCTCGGCTACGCGCCCGACGGCGACGGCCCGATCGTCGACCCGTTCGACGCGATAGACGACCTCCCCGAAGGCCATCCCTACGAGCGCGTCGGGAAGACGGCCGTCCGCGAGGGGTTCTCGCTGTTCGACGACACGGTCGGCGATATGTATCGGGGGAGCCACACCGATACGAACGCCCTCGTGCCGACCCACGGCGGGACGGTGAAGCCGACGGCGCGCTACCCGGCATCGGCCGCGGCCGGCCTCGCCAGCGACGGACGGGACGCCCTGCTGGTCGGCTTCGAGGCGCTGACGGACTTCGACGCGCCGATGGCGGCGAGCCACCTCGACGCGGCGGGCGTCCCGTTCGACGCCCGCGGCGTCACGGTGCGGTTCCCCGGCGAGTTCCGCGCCGACGCGAAGGTGACGCGGTACGCCCACGCGCTCGACCGGGACGAGAACCTCGACGGAACGCCCGCGCGGACGGCGCTGGCGGAGACAGTGAAGCGGTACCTCGGCGACGAGGAGCGCGTCGGCTTCCCCGCCGTCCTCGGCGACGACGACCCCGCCGGGGTCCGTGCGGACCTCGAAGCCGAACTCGGCGCGGACGTGTTCGAGGTACCGATGGGGCCGCCGAGCCTCCCCGGCCTCCGCCTTGAGGACCGACTCTACAAAGCGCTGGAGGAGGCGGGCGTCCGCGTCGAGTCCGGAAACCCGGCGGTCGGCGCGGAGACGGACGGCGACCGGGTGGAGGCCGTGTACGTCGACCGGGGCCGCCGGAAGGTCCCCTACCACGCCGACCAGTTCGTCCTCGCGACGGGCGGACTCGTCGGCAAAGGGATCGACTCGGACCGGGACGGGGTGCGCGAAGCCGTCTTCGACTGCTACGTGCCACAGCCCGCGGACCGGTACGACTGGTTCGAGGACGACGCGTTCGACGACCACGCCTTCGCCCGCTTCGGCGTGGACGTCGACCGCGACCTGCACCCCCTGACTGCGGACGGGAGCATCGACTACGACAACCTCCGGGGCGCCGGGAGCGCGCTCGGCGGCTACGACTTCGCGGCCGAGAAGTCCGGCGGCGGCGTCTCCCTCGCGACCGGGTACGCCGCGGGGGACGCGGCGGGCGCGGCCGTCGCCGGCGCGACGGACGGAGCGACGATCCACGGTGATACACAATGA